One window from the genome of Streptomyces cadmiisoli encodes:
- a CDS encoding phosphoribosyltransferase has product MSDAVRENLSYEQFGVAVRELAQTIADDGYQPDIVLSIARGGVFVAGGLAYALDCKNIHLVNVEFYTGVGTTLEMPVMLAPVPNVVDFSDKKVLIADDVADTGKTLKLVRDFCLDAVAEVRSAVIYEKSHSLVKCDYVWKRTDDWINFPWSVLPVVRKSGEPVTPSKEAL; this is encoded by the coding sequence ATGAGCGACGCAGTACGAGAGAACCTGTCCTACGAGCAGTTCGGCGTGGCCGTCCGGGAGCTCGCGCAGACCATCGCGGACGACGGGTACCAGCCCGACATCGTGCTCTCCATCGCCCGTGGTGGTGTGTTCGTGGCCGGCGGGCTCGCCTACGCCCTGGACTGCAAGAACATCCACCTGGTGAACGTCGAGTTCTACACGGGGGTGGGGACGACGCTGGAGATGCCGGTCATGCTCGCGCCCGTGCCCAATGTCGTCGACTTCTCCGACAAGAAGGTCCTGATCGCCGACGACGTCGCGGACACCGGCAAGACGCTCAAGCTGGTGCGGGACTTCTGCCTCGACGCCGTCGCCGAGGTGCGGTCCGCCGTGATCTATGAGAAGTCCCACTCCCTGGTGAAGTGCGACTACGTGTGGAAGCGGACCGACGACTGGATCAACTTCCCGTGGAGCGTTCTGCCGGTGGTGCGCAAGTCGGGGGAGCCGGTCACGCCGTCCAAAGAGGCCCTCTGA